Within the Staphylococcus warneri genome, the region TACAATAGCAGGTGGTCGCTTCAATGCAACGCTCAATGGTGACGCAATCGAATCTCAGATTATATATGGTGTGAAACCAGGTGATATATTAGAGATTGGTAATGCGATCACAGGTGCTAGAGGGTATATTACGTTTGGACAACCACTTGATATACCACTAATTGCTGACAGTTATTCGACACACACAAGAAGTAAGATGGGTGGATACAAAGGACGATCTTTAAAGAAAGACGATGTTATTCAAACAATTGAGCACCCTTCTTATAAGAAAAATATTGGACGTGCTTCTCAAATTAATCTTGCAAATAAAGATAATGTAATACACATCATTGAAGGACCACAAATTGCATCATTTTCTGAGGAAGCAAAATCAAAATTAACTGAAAATGAATATGTAATTTCAGAGATGTCAGATCGTATGGGTTTCCGTCTTAAAGGAGAAAATATTGCACCTGAAGAAAGTGCCGATATTATTTCTGAGCCTGTAGCATTAGGTAGTATTCAAGTGCCTAATGATGGTAATCCTATCATTTTACTTAATGATAAACAGACTGTTGGTGGTTATACAAAAATTGCTACAGTTACACAATTAGGGTTAAATCTATTAGTTCAATTTCAACCAGGTGAGTCGATTCGCTTTAAATGGATATCAGTAGAAGAGGCTATAAATGAAACAAATCAATTTAATAAACAGTTTAAAGAAGAATTAATGAAAATAAATAGTCAGCCGCTATACGACATGAAAAGTATGAGAAGAACATCTAGAAAATTAGCGAATCTGATGAAAGGAGAATTTTAACAAAATGAATACCAAAAAAATAGAAGAGATTATTAAATTAGTAAAAGCAAATGATGTTAAAAAATTTAAATATAAGGATTTTGAAAATGAAATAGAGTTAGATTTCACAGAAGGTCAAGTTATATCTCAAGCGCCTTCCGTTTCACAAGGCCCAAGCAGTAATTCAAATCAAAATGCTCAACAAGATACACAAAGTACAGATATTCAAACTGAAGAAAATGCTATTAAATCACCTATGGTCGGAACATTCTTTTTACAAGATAGTAAAGAATTAACTGAACCACAAATTAAAGTTGGAGACAAAATTGAAAAAGGTGACGTGATAGGTTTTATAGAGGCCATGAAAGTAATGAATGAAGTGACGAGTGATATTGCTGGAGAAGTGGCTAATATTGCTGTAGAACATGGTACAAATGTTGAATATGACCAAATATTAGTGACTTTGAAGTAAGGAGGCTTACATGATGTATCGATGTTTAATTGCAAACAGAGGGGAAATTGCTGTAAGGATTATTCGTGCCTGTAGAGAAATGGGTATCGAAACCGTAGCAATTTATGCTAAAGGAGATGAAGATAGTCTTCATGTAGGGTTAGCAGATCAAGCTATATGTATTGGTGAAGCAAACCCTCTTGATAGCTATTTAAATATTCCAAGAATAATTGGAGCCGCTGAGGTAAGTGGTGCAAATGCAATACACCCAGGTTATGGCTTTTTATCAGAATCAACTTCATTTGCTGAAGCAGTTGAAGATAATAATATTCATTTTATAGGACCCAATAAAACTACTATGGAAATGATGGGAGATAAGATAACCGCTAGACAAACAGTAGATGGCGCTGGCGTACCAGTGATACCTGGATCTACTGACGAAGTAAAATCAGTAGAAGAAATTGAAGAACTTGCTAAAGATATTGGTTATCCTGTTGTTTTAAAAGCTGCTAGTGGCGGTGGTGGTAAAGGTATACGAATTGTTAAAGAACGTGAACAATTAGCTAAGGCATTCAAAGAAGCCAAAAGTGAAGGGGAAAAATATTTCAACGATAATCGTGTATATGTCGAAGCATTTATACCAGTTGCTAAACATGTTGAAGTACAAATTATTGGTGATGGTAAAGATAACTTTGTGCATTTAGGTGAACGTGACTGCTCAGTACAAAGAAAAAATCAAAAATTAATAGAAGAATCTCCATGTGCTGCACTTACAGAAGAAAGACGAGAACGAATTTGTGAAGATGCGGTTAAAGTAGCAAAAGCATCAAAATATAGAAGTGCAGGAACAATTGAATTCTTAGTTACTGAAGATGCACATTATTTCATTGAAATGAATGCGAGAATTCAAGTAGAACATACAGTAACTGAAATGCGTGCGGATAGAGATTTATTAGTCGCACAACTTTATTTATTACAACATGATGAGTTACCGTTTAAACAAGAAGATATCAGATTTAACGGTCACGTCATTGAAGCTAGAATAAATGCTGAAAATCCGGAAAAACAATTCCAACCTACACCGGGTAAAGTTAATGCTTTGCATTTACCACAAGGTTTTAACGTCAGAGTAGACTCTCTGCTTTATCCAGGTTACAAGGTTTCTCCTTACTATGATTCATTAGTAGCCAAAGTAATTGTTAAAGGTGCGGATAGAAGTAGTGCAATCCAAAAATTAAAAGTGACGTTAGATGAAATGGTCATTGACGGCTTTACAACGACTGCTGATTTCTTATATGCAGTACTCAATTATCCTGCATATGCAGATGGTGATGCTAGGAATGTAGATATAAAATTCCTAGAAAAACATCAAATTATTAAAGGGGTGACTTTATAATGCAAATAGACTTAAATTGTGACTTAGGAGAAGCATTTGGTAACTATTCTTTTGGTGGAGATAAAGACATACTTCCACTAATCACTTCAGCCAATATCGCGTGTGGATTCCATGCTGGAGATGCCAATGTGATGAATGAAACGATTCAATTAGCAAAAAGACATAACATTGGCATTGGAGCACATCCAGGTTTACCTGATTTACAAGGCTTTGGTCGTCGTAAATTAGATATGTCACCTGAAGAAGTATATAACATTGTAGTTTATCAACTAGGGGCGCTAAATGGCTTTTGTCTGATTCATGATGTGAAAATGAATCATGTAAAACCACATGGTGCATTGTACCAAATGGGTGCTAAAGATAAGTCAATTGCAAGTGCGATTGCACAAGCAGTGTATGACTTTGATAAAACGTTGGTATTTGTTGGTTTGGCTAATACATTACTCATATCAGAGGCTAAAAAATTAGGCTTAAAAACTGCATCTGAGGTTTTTGCAGACCGTCGTTATGAAGATGACGGCCAACTTGTTAGTCGTAAAGAACCTGATGCTGTGATATCTGACTCTGACGAAGCATTAAATCAAGTCGTTAAAATGGTAACAGAAAATAAAGTTATATCTAAAAATAATAAAGAAATCACACTTCAAGCAGATACGATATGCGTTCACGGCGATGGTGCGCATGCTTTAGAATTTGTAACTAAAATTAGGGAAAAATTAACGAAAGAAGGCATTGATATTCAGTCCTTATAGGGGGTTCTAATATGGGAGAAAAATTATCATCAAACAATAATGGGAAAGCAACATTCACTAGAAATCATAAAAGATTATTGCTAGGATCAGTTTTCTTAATGGCAACGTCAGCTATTGGACCTGCCTTTTTAACTCAAACGGCAGTATTTACAGCACAATTTTATGCTAGTTTCGCGTTTGCGATTTTAATTTCTATATTAATAGATATAGGTGCACAAATTAATATCTGGCGAGTTCTTGTTGTTACTGGCTTAAGAGGACAAGAGGTATCCAATAAAATTGTTCCTGGTCTTGGAACAGTTATCTCTGTTTTAATTGCATTCGGTGGATTAGCCTTTAATATTGGTAATATCGCCGGTGCAGGTCTAGGACTAAACGCTATGTTTGGTATAGATGTAAAATGGGGTGCAGCGATTACTGCTATCTTTTCAATTTTGATTTTTGTTAGTAAAAGTGGTCAAAAAATTATGGATGTCGTATCTATGATTTTAGGTGTCGTTATGATATTAATCGTAGCATATGTCATGGTTGTATCTAATCCACCATATGGAGATGCCTTGGTACATACTTTCGCACCTGAACATCCAATCAAATTAATTTTACCTATAATTACATTAGTGGGTGGAACAGTAGGTGGTTATATTACATTTGCTGGAGCACACAGAATTTTGGACTCTGGTATCAAAGGTAAAGAATTTTTACCATTTGTTAACCATTCAGCTATTGCAGGTATTTTAACTACGGGTGTGATGCGTACATTATTATTCCTAGCAGTATTAGGTGTTGTTGTAACTGGTGTTACTCTTAGTTCTGAAAACCCACCAGCGTCAGTGTTTGAACATGCTATAGGACCTATTGGGAAAAATATATTTGGTGTTGTTATTTTTGCAGCAGCAATGTCTTCAGTAATCGGTTCAGCTTATACTAGTGCTACGTTCTTAAAAACAATGCACAAATCACTTTTCAACAAGAATAATTTAATTGTTATTACATTTATAGTTATTTCAACAATCATTTTCTTATTCATTGGTAAACCTGTAAGTTTACTTATAATCGCAGGTGTGATTAACGGTTGGATTTTACCAATTACACTATCTGTCATTTTAATTGCAAGTAGAAAGAAATCGATTGTTGGCGATTATAAACACCCTACATGGATGTTAGTATTCGGTATTGTAGCTGTTATCGTTACAATTTTAACTGGTATCTTTTCATTACAAGATTTAGCAAGTTTATGGAAAGGTTAAATAATAGTTTTTGTTTAATAACTAAATAATTAATGGGCGTTAATACAATGAGGTCCTGATAAAAGTAAATAGGATTATAGATGATTAAAAAGTCAAATGTTAAAACTTTGACTTGGTATAGTTAACCTATTAAACAATCCTATTTTCGGAGAACTGTTTTGTCTCAGTTCGAGCGATGAATTACTTTGTCATGTCTCCTCATAGTATTAGCGCTTTATTTTTGTAATATATAGGTAGCGTTTTTAATGCGAGTAGTATCGTTGAAATTATGAAAATGTGATAGAATAACAAATGCTAGTATAATATAAGTAAGGTGGGACAATAATGATTGGTATTATTGGTGCAATGGAAGAAGAAGTTGCCATTTTAAAAGATAAATTAGTGAATTTAAGTGAAATTACAGTTGCACATGTTAAATTTTATACAGGTGAACTTAATCATAAAGAAGTTGTCATTACTCAAAGTGGTATAGGTAAAGTCAATGCTGCAATTTCAACAACACTACTCATCGAAAAATTTAATCCTAAATACATTATCAACACTGGTTCTGCCGGTGCATTAGATGAAAGTCTAGAAATTGGTGATGTATTGATCAGCAATGATGTGACGTATCATGATGCTGACGCTACTGCATTTGGATATGCATTAGGACAAATTCCGCAAATGCCTGAAAAATATGAAGCTAATGAACAATTATTAAGTGAAACTGTTGAAGTGGTTCAACAACAACATTTAAATGCTAAAACAGGTTTGATAGTGAGTGGCGACAGTTTTATAGGTAGTGCAGAACAACGTAAATTAATAAAATCACGATTTACAGACGCTATGGCAGTTGAAATGGAAGCAACAGCAATTGCACAAGTATGTTATCAATTTAAAGTTCCTTTTATAATCACAAGAGCAGTATCTGATTTAGCAAATGGTGAAGCGGATATGACGTTTGAGGAATTTTTAGGTAAGGCTGCAGTTTCTTCAAGTGAAATGGTAGAATTATTAGTAAAAAAATTATAATAAATGAGTAAAGGTGACAGATTAATGGGTATTATTAAAAATTATTTTATGCCTAATGCATATGTTAAATCAGTATTCGAAATAAATATAGATAAATTAGCAGACACAGGTGTAAAAGGTATTATTACAGATTTAGATAACACGTTAGTAGGTTGGGATGTTGTGGCACCTACTGAACAAATAAAGCAATGGTTCAAAGAAGCAAGAGAAAAAGGGATTCAAATTACAATCGTTTCAAATAATAATGAACAACGTGTAGGCGAATTTTCAAAAGATTTAAATGTGGATTTTATTTGTAAAGCCAGAAAACCGATGGGAAAAGCATTTAAAAAAGCAATTAGTCAAATGAATATAAAACCTAATGAAACAGTTGTCATTGGCGATCAAATGTTAACCGACGTTTT harbors:
- a CDS encoding acetyl-CoA carboxylase biotin carboxyl carrier protein, giving the protein MNTKKIEEIIKLVKANDVKKFKYKDFENEIELDFTEGQVISQAPSVSQGPSSNSNQNAQQDTQSTDIQTEENAIKSPMVGTFFLQDSKELTEPQIKVGDKIEKGDVIGFIEAMKVMNEVTSDIAGEVANIAVEHGTNVEYDQILVTLK
- a CDS encoding YqeG family HAD IIIA-type phosphatase — its product is MGIIKNYFMPNAYVKSVFEINIDKLADTGVKGIITDLDNTLVGWDVVAPTEQIKQWFKEAREKGIQITIVSNNNEQRVGEFSKDLNVDFICKARKPMGKAFKKAISQMNIKPNETVVIGDQMLTDVFGGNRNGLYTIMVVPVKRTDGFITKFNRLIERRLLNHFRKKGYIKWEEN
- the pxpA gene encoding 5-oxoprolinase subunit PxpA; its protein translation is MQIDLNCDLGEAFGNYSFGGDKDILPLITSANIACGFHAGDANVMNETIQLAKRHNIGIGAHPGLPDLQGFGRRKLDMSPEEVYNIVVYQLGALNGFCLIHDVKMNHVKPHGALYQMGAKDKSIASAIAQAVYDFDKTLVFVGLANTLLISEAKKLGLKTASEVFADRRYEDDGQLVSRKEPDAVISDSDEALNQVVKMVTENKVISKNNKEITLQADTICVHGDGAHALEFVTKIREKLTKEGIDIQSL
- a CDS encoding NRAMP family divalent metal transporter; amino-acid sequence: MGEKLSSNNNGKATFTRNHKRLLLGSVFLMATSAIGPAFLTQTAVFTAQFYASFAFAILISILIDIGAQINIWRVLVVTGLRGQEVSNKIVPGLGTVISVLIAFGGLAFNIGNIAGAGLGLNAMFGIDVKWGAAITAIFSILIFVSKSGQKIMDVVSMILGVVMILIVAYVMVVSNPPYGDALVHTFAPEHPIKLILPIITLVGGTVGGYITFAGAHRILDSGIKGKEFLPFVNHSAIAGILTTGVMRTLLFLAVLGVVVTGVTLSSENPPASVFEHAIGPIGKNIFGVVIFAAAMSSVIGSAYTSATFLKTMHKSLFNKNNLIVITFIVISTIIFLFIGKPVSLLIIAGVINGWILPITLSVILIASRKKSIVGDYKHPTWMLVFGIVAVIVTILTGIFSLQDLASLWKG
- the mtnN gene encoding 5'-methylthioadenosine/S-adenosylhomocysteine nucleosidase yields the protein MIGIIGAMEEEVAILKDKLVNLSEITVAHVKFYTGELNHKEVVITQSGIGKVNAAISTTLLIEKFNPKYIINTGSAGALDESLEIGDVLISNDVTYHDADATAFGYALGQIPQMPEKYEANEQLLSETVEVVQQQHLNAKTGLIVSGDSFIGSAEQRKLIKSRFTDAMAVEMEATAIAQVCYQFKVPFIITRAVSDLANGEADMTFEEFLGKAAVSSSEMVELLVKKL
- a CDS encoding biotin-dependent carboxyltransferase family protein, with the translated sequence MSIKILKPGLFTTVQDIGRKGYMNVGFSEAGALDQHHYQIASHLIGNNGPALEFTIIGPTIQFLQENSFTIAGGRFNATLNGDAIESQIIYGVKPGDILEIGNAITGARGYITFGQPLDIPLIADSYSTHTRSKMGGYKGRSLKKDDVIQTIEHPSYKKNIGRASQINLANKDNVIHIIEGPQIASFSEEAKSKLTENEYVISEMSDRMGFRLKGENIAPEESADIISEPVALGSIQVPNDGNPIILLNDKQTVGGYTKIATVTQLGLNLLVQFQPGESIRFKWISVEEAINETNQFNKQFKEELMKINSQPLYDMKSMRRTSRKLANLMKGEF
- a CDS encoding acetyl/propionyl/methylcrotonyl-CoA carboxylase subunit alpha yields the protein MYRCLIANRGEIAVRIIRACREMGIETVAIYAKGDEDSLHVGLADQAICIGEANPLDSYLNIPRIIGAAEVSGANAIHPGYGFLSESTSFAEAVEDNNIHFIGPNKTTMEMMGDKITARQTVDGAGVPVIPGSTDEVKSVEEIEELAKDIGYPVVLKAASGGGGKGIRIVKEREQLAKAFKEAKSEGEKYFNDNRVYVEAFIPVAKHVEVQIIGDGKDNFVHLGERDCSVQRKNQKLIEESPCAALTEERRERICEDAVKVAKASKYRSAGTIEFLVTEDAHYFIEMNARIQVEHTVTEMRADRDLLVAQLYLLQHDELPFKQEDIRFNGHVIEARINAENPEKQFQPTPGKVNALHLPQGFNVRVDSLLYPGYKVSPYYDSLVAKVIVKGADRSSAIQKLKVTLDEMVIDGFTTTADFLYAVLNYPAYADGDARNVDIKFLEKHQIIKGVTL